One window of the Tachypleus tridentatus isolate NWPU-2018 chromosome 10, ASM421037v1, whole genome shotgun sequence genome contains the following:
- the mRpS18A gene encoding mitochondrial ribosomal protein S18A yields MLLKPFPLQSVALSIGKQNYLKKIVHTETENTVIVEGVQVKSPREGKVIKVQNNTRACPLCRLGLKNIRHTDVLILSQFINSDGTLLPKQITGLCGRQYRQVGIMVHHAQLAGLLPRKPHMPATEPWEHLNTYTTKK; encoded by the exons ATGTTATTGAAGCCATTTCCATTGCAGTCAGTAGCGTTATCAataggaaaacaaaattatttaaaaaaaa TTGTTCATACAGAAACTGAAAACACTGTCATAGTTGAAGGTGTTCAGGTAAAATCTCCAAGGGAGGGCAAAGTTATCAAAGTACAGAATAATACCCGTGCCTGTCCACTATGTAGACTTGGACTGAAGAATATTAGACATACG GATGTTTTAATCTTAAGTCAGTTTATCAATTCTGATGGGACCTTACTGCCAAAACAAATAACAGGTTTGTGTGGTAGGCAGTACAGACAAGTTGGTATTATGGTTCATCATGCTCAGTTAGCTG GCTTGCTTCCACGAAAGCCTCACATGCCAGCGACAGAACCTTGGGAGCACTTAAATACTTATACCACCAAGAAATAA